A genomic region of Rhodohalobacter sp. 614A contains the following coding sequences:
- a CDS encoding SLBB domain-containing protein: MTKIRAFAFLFFSIVILVLSINVSYAQFGGLDSVDLGTLQSSDISDTQLRAAILRAEQEGITIDQALQMAQARGLSPAVANQLRTRIQQLQMDENFEESGTGDLQQQEDEFSIPQEFIRPERVETEEMRKTFGSQIFRYRETEFSPTLNVATPVNYTLGAGDELVINIWGDQTDTYRLIVNPEGSIFVQGIGPIFVNGLTIEEASDKIIGELERIYSGLGDEGPDQTTYARVSIERLRTIQVSIIGEVTNPGDYTIQSNSTVFNALYRGGGPGEDGSYRTIRVIRDNEVIAEMDLYDFLVEGLQTGNIRLRDRDVIQVPPYKNRVEVKGEVKRSDLYFEVTDGETLEDLLRYAGNFTDRAYTRQIRIHRNTSADRKIVTVNQNEYDDFPVQSGDLVYIDEILNRFENRVVINGAVWRSGEFELKDGMTLHDLIMEAEGLRPDAFMSRGLINRLRDDYTLEQISFDVSEVLQNPDVYDIPLKREDQVLIRSIHAINDEQSVQISGAIRQPGEYNFRDSMTLEDLILKANGFTDAASEARIEISRRILGEALPEQRGQQLAEIYTFDVSRNLQLRDQDRIFQLQPFDEVYIHRRPDYQTQQKVTIEGEVMFPGTYTIQNRDERISDLVKRAGGLTSEAYQQGARLIRRHTAIDRPEIEFDFLDSEEVVNEQQTGLTGRQGQENNQQEENQEKAEDTEILETRTQLNRDDLRSSQNDSLESENGGDSTADSRIGIDLATILENPGSRDDLFLRDGDVLRIPQELQTVAISGAVMQDVEVRYREGANMGYYISRAGGFAVNARKKSVYIVYANGDVDRRKNYIFGLIKSSPPIEPGAHIIIPAKANRVRMNFGEVVSVSAAIVGMTTSLIIALDRLAR; this comes from the coding sequence ATGACCAAAATCAGAGCTTTTGCTTTTTTATTTTTTTCGATTGTCATTCTAGTCTTATCCATAAATGTCTCATACGCCCAATTTGGAGGACTGGACTCAGTAGATCTTGGCACTTTACAGTCATCTGATATTTCAGACACTCAACTTCGTGCAGCAATTCTTCGTGCCGAACAAGAAGGAATAACTATTGATCAGGCTCTTCAGATGGCACAGGCTCGGGGGCTTTCACCTGCCGTAGCCAACCAGCTACGCACCCGGATTCAACAGTTACAAATGGATGAGAATTTTGAAGAATCGGGTACCGGAGACCTTCAACAGCAGGAAGATGAATTTTCAATTCCCCAAGAATTTATACGGCCAGAGCGTGTGGAAACGGAGGAGATGCGTAAAACATTTGGCTCACAAATTTTCCGATATCGTGAAACGGAATTTTCACCCACACTTAATGTGGCAACACCGGTTAATTATACGCTTGGAGCCGGAGATGAATTGGTGATAAACATTTGGGGCGACCAAACGGATACCTACAGGTTGATTGTAAATCCTGAAGGATCCATTTTTGTACAGGGTATTGGTCCTATCTTTGTAAATGGGTTGACCATTGAAGAGGCCAGTGATAAAATAATTGGAGAACTTGAGCGGATCTATTCCGGGCTTGGAGATGAAGGCCCTGATCAAACCACCTATGCAAGAGTTTCTATTGAGAGACTTCGAACCATTCAGGTCTCTATTATTGGGGAAGTTACAAATCCCGGAGATTATACTATTCAATCCAATTCAACTGTTTTTAATGCACTCTACAGAGGTGGAGGACCCGGAGAAGATGGATCCTACAGAACTATTCGTGTGATACGTGACAATGAGGTTATTGCCGAGATGGATCTTTACGATTTTCTTGTAGAAGGTCTTCAGACTGGGAATATTCGCCTTAGAGACAGAGATGTTATTCAGGTACCTCCATATAAGAATAGGGTAGAAGTTAAAGGAGAAGTGAAACGAAGCGACCTTTATTTTGAAGTCACCGATGGAGAAACACTTGAAGACCTGCTTAGATACGCCGGTAACTTTACAGACAGAGCATATACACGTCAAATACGCATTCATCGTAATACTTCTGCAGATCGGAAAATTGTAACCGTTAATCAGAATGAATATGATGATTTTCCCGTACAAAGTGGCGATTTGGTCTATATCGATGAGATTCTTAACCGATTTGAAAATCGTGTTGTTATCAATGGAGCGGTATGGAGAAGTGGGGAATTTGAGCTCAAGGATGGGATGACACTCCATGATTTGATTATGGAAGCCGAAGGTCTCCGTCCTGATGCGTTCATGTCGAGGGGGTTGATCAACCGGTTGAGAGATGATTACACATTAGAACAGATCTCATTTGATGTGTCTGAGGTACTTCAAAATCCGGATGTCTACGACATTCCATTGAAACGAGAAGACCAGGTATTGATTCGTAGCATTCATGCAATAAATGATGAACAATCTGTACAAATCAGTGGGGCCATCCGGCAGCCGGGAGAATATAACTTTCGTGATAGCATGACACTTGAAGATCTGATTTTAAAAGCCAATGGCTTTACTGATGCGGCCTCTGAGGCCCGAATTGAGATATCACGCAGAATTCTTGGTGAAGCCTTACCCGAACAGAGAGGACAGCAACTGGCTGAAATCTATACATTTGACGTATCTCGGAATTTGCAGCTCCGAGATCAGGACAGAATATTTCAACTCCAGCCTTTTGATGAGGTTTATATTCATCGCCGTCCCGACTATCAAACTCAGCAGAAAGTAACTATTGAAGGGGAAGTAATGTTTCCCGGAACTTACACGATACAAAACCGAGATGAACGAATATCTGATCTTGTAAAAAGAGCGGGTGGTTTAACAAGCGAAGCTTACCAACAGGGAGCCAGACTCATCAGAAGGCATACCGCTATTGACCGTCCGGAGATCGAGTTCGATTTCCTGGATTCTGAGGAAGTTGTTAATGAACAACAAACGGGGCTAACAGGTAGACAAGGTCAGGAAAACAATCAACAAGAAGAGAATCAGGAAAAAGCCGAAGATACAGAAATCCTTGAGACGAGAACTCAATTGAACAGGGATGATTTACGCTCTTCGCAAAATGATTCTTTAGAATCTGAAAATGGAGGAGATTCTACTGCCGATAGTAGAATCGGAATTGATCTTGCTACAATTTTGGAAAATCCTGGGTCAAGAGATGACCTTTTTCTACGGGATGGAGATGTACTTCGCATTCCCCAGGAACTGCAAACTGTAGCCATTAGTGGAGCTGTAATGCAGGATGTAGAAGTGCGATACAGGGAAGGTGCCAATATGGGTTATTACATTAGCCGTGCAGGAGGGTTTGCAGTAAATGCCCGGAAGAAAAGCGTATATATTGTATATGCAAACGGGGATGTTGACCGCAGAAAAAATTATATATTCGGACTCATAAAAAGTTCACCGCCTATCGAACCGGGAGCTCATATTATCATACCTGCAAAAGCAAACCGTGTACGAATGAATTTTGGTGAGGTGGTTTCCGTTTCAGCCGCAATTGTGGGAATGACAACTTCATTGATTATTGCCTTAGACCGATTAGCCAGATAG
- a CDS encoding Wzz/FepE/Etk N-terminal domain-containing protein, translating into MSNEKDDNKNLYNNDPDTNSPTPEIRYIPIDIQAVANDDEIDLIDIFRKLWEGRKMIFLTVVVFAVIGLIVALTGVKEYTSEVSLMPETGQSMSLGALGSLAQQFGFSAGGRPSGDNISVYLYPAVINSNVFMAELMQYEVSVPGMNEEVTLEEYFREYQNSSFINKLLKYTIMLPFTVKNWIFKNEDSVMTTSGRAFTGQDKMKRLTHMPRGDWEILRNINGRIGTSINEETGVFTVSVQMQDPYIAADVADEIVQRLSEYITENRTQKARQELEFIEERFQEAKISFEEAQQQLAKFNDQNRGQLTAMAQTEEQLLQSQYNLNFNLYNSMAQRLEEARISVQEDTPVIKVLEPAAVPDRRSAPRRTFILAVFIILGGLLGTGIVLLRPYYWSFQEKLTGD; encoded by the coding sequence ATGAGTAACGAGAAAGACGATAATAAAAACTTGTATAATAACGACCCGGATACCAACTCACCCACACCCGAGATTCGCTATATTCCCATCGATATACAGGCGGTTGCGAATGATGATGAAATTGACCTCATCGATATTTTTAGAAAATTGTGGGAAGGCCGGAAGATGATCTTCCTGACTGTGGTTGTTTTTGCTGTTATCGGTTTAATAGTTGCCCTGACAGGGGTAAAAGAGTATACCTCAGAGGTTAGTCTAATGCCTGAAACGGGACAATCCATGTCTTTGGGCGCTTTGGGCAGCCTTGCTCAACAATTTGGCTTTTCTGCGGGTGGACGTCCAAGCGGCGATAACATTTCAGTTTATCTGTATCCGGCTGTTATTAATAGCAATGTTTTTATGGCGGAACTGATGCAATACGAGGTATCTGTTCCGGGTATGAATGAAGAAGTTACACTTGAAGAATATTTTAGAGAGTATCAAAACAGTTCGTTCATTAATAAACTTCTGAAATACACGATAATGCTCCCCTTTACAGTTAAAAACTGGATTTTTAAAAATGAAGATAGTGTAATGACCACATCAGGCAGAGCATTTACAGGCCAGGATAAGATGAAACGGCTTACGCATATGCCCAGGGGAGACTGGGAAATACTTCGCAATATAAACGGCCGAATCGGTACAAGTATTAATGAGGAAACCGGAGTGTTTACCGTCAGCGTCCAAATGCAGGATCCATATATTGCCGCTGATGTTGCTGACGAAATTGTTCAAAGGTTATCAGAATACATCACAGAAAACCGGACACAAAAAGCCAGACAAGAACTTGAGTTTATAGAAGAACGATTCCAGGAAGCCAAAATCAGTTTTGAAGAGGCACAGCAGCAGCTTGCAAAATTTAATGACCAAAACCGGGGGCAACTAACGGCTATGGCCCAAACGGAAGAGCAGTTGTTACAGAGCCAGTATAACTTAAATTTTAATCTCTACAACTCTATGGCACAGCGGCTTGAGGAAGCCCGTATAAGTGTTCAGGAAGATACACCCGTCATAAAGGTACTGGAACCGGCGGCGGTTCCCGACAGAAGAAGTGCCCCGCGGCGGACGTTTATTCTGGCCGTGTTTATAATTCTTGGGGGACTTTTGGGAACTGGTATTGTTTTGCTAAGACCTTACTACTGGTCGTTTCAAGAGAAATTAACTGGAGATTAA
- a CDS encoding acyltransferase: MIHPTADVQSSKIGENTQIWQYTVILPKAKIGKNCNINCHVFIENDVVIGDNVTVKPGVQIWDGLWIEDDVFIGPNVTFTNDLTPRSKMPPEEFAKTVVQKGASIGANATIIAGITIGEYALIGAGGLITKSIPPFTLWYGNPARHQGFVTRKGKILSINLMDTDGRQYFLEKHEPVLKER; this comes from the coding sequence ATGATACATCCAACAGCGGACGTACAATCTTCGAAGATTGGTGAAAATACACAGATTTGGCAATACACAGTGATTTTACCCAAAGCAAAGATTGGCAAAAACTGTAACATCAATTGTCATGTCTTTATTGAAAACGATGTGGTGATTGGTGACAATGTTACAGTGAAACCTGGAGTACAGATTTGGGACGGCCTGTGGATTGAAGATGATGTGTTTATTGGCCCGAATGTAACCTTTACAAATGACCTGACTCCCAGATCCAAAATGCCACCGGAAGAGTTTGCAAAAACTGTTGTACAAAAAGGGGCCAGTATCGGTGCAAATGCAACTATAATTGCAGGAATTACAATTGGGGAATACGCCTTGATTGGTGCCGGGGGTTTGATTACTAAGAGTATCCCGCCTTTTACTCTCTGGTATGGGAATCCTGCGAGACACCAAGGGTTTGTTACAAGGAAGGGGAAAATTCTCTCTATAAATTTAATGGATACTGACGGAAGACAGTATTTCTTAGAAAAACATGAACCTGTTTTAAAAGAAAGATAA
- a CDS encoding sugar 3,4-ketoisomerase, with translation MNNEVKCIELPKIGDHRGNLTYFEDNNQIPFKIERVFWTYDVPGGQIRGGHAYYKQNEFIIALSGSFDVVITKQDNTREVYSMNRSYYGLFVPAKTWRHLENFSTNSLSLHASDSIFEEEDYIRDFNIYANL, from the coding sequence ATGAATAATGAAGTTAAATGTATAGAGTTACCTAAAATTGGAGATCATCGCGGTAATCTCACCTATTTTGAGGATAACAATCAGATTCCTTTTAAAATTGAACGTGTATTCTGGACTTACGATGTGCCAGGTGGACAGATCCGTGGTGGACACGCTTACTACAAGCAAAATGAATTTATTATTGCACTTAGCGGCAGTTTTGATGTAGTCATTACGAAACAAGATAACACCAGGGAAGTTTATTCGATGAACCGGTCGTACTATGGCTTGTTTGTGCCTGCAAAGACATGGAGGCATCTGGAAAATTTTTCAACAAACAGTTTGTCTTTGCACGCTTCCGACAGCATCTTTGAAGAAGAGGACTACATTCGTGATTTTAACATCTATGCAAACCTTTAA
- a CDS encoding class I SAM-dependent methyltransferase, producing the protein MFGKTINRILKPLGFQMLRLNKDITAELHDPVGYNSKKGMNDFYSDESNIEAYINETRLKFYESLSSLISINKNNINEIVDVGCGTGHLLLNVNKIYPDANYLGLEYAEEAIQRAKKYFPKANYEVFDIYESYDKKFDVVFCTEVLEHLLYPEKAFTNLQAMLDRNGTLIITVPEGRKDRFRGHINFWSPESWKVFIDNNLTESYSSEFQVLEVNNHFYNVAIIKSG; encoded by the coding sequence ATGTTTGGAAAAACCATAAATAGGATCTTAAAACCTTTGGGATTTCAGATGTTAAGGTTAAATAAAGACATCACTGCAGAATTACATGATCCTGTTGGATACAATAGTAAAAAAGGGATGAATGATTTTTATTCTGATGAATCCAACATAGAGGCTTATATAAACGAAACAAGATTGAAATTTTATGAAAGCTTATCATCCTTGATAAGTATCAACAAGAATAATATAAACGAAATTGTTGATGTCGGTTGTGGAACAGGACATCTATTATTGAACGTAAACAAAATATATCCCGATGCGAATTATTTAGGACTTGAATATGCTGAAGAAGCTATTCAAAGAGCAAAGAAATATTTTCCTAAAGCTAATTACGAAGTGTTTGATATTTACGAGTCCTACGATAAAAAATTCGATGTTGTTTTCTGTACTGAAGTTCTTGAACACCTTCTATATCCCGAAAAAGCTTTTACCAACCTTCAAGCTATGTTGGATAGAAATGGAACTCTTATTATTACTGTACCGGAAGGAAGAAAAGATAGGTTTAGAGGACATATTAATTTCTGGAGTCCGGAGTCCTGGAAGGTGTTTATTGACAATAATCTAACGGAGTCATATTCGAGCGAATTTCAAGTTCTCGAAGTGAATAATCACTTTTATAATGTTGCTATTATTAAAAGTGGCTGA
- a CDS encoding sugar 3,4-ketoisomerase, protein MQTFKTSTVFDCSVITLPIVHNEAGNITAINNNRTMIPFDIKRLYYLYDVPGGESRGGHAHIELQQIIIAASGSFDLTLDDGTTKQTFSLSRPYMGVYMPQGLWRELDNFSSGAICLVLASGEFLADDYIRDYNLFKARKKI, encoded by the coding sequence ATGCAAACCTTTAAAACAAGTACAGTTTTTGATTGTTCTGTTATAACGTTGCCGATCGTACACAATGAGGCCGGCAATATTACAGCTATTAACAATAACAGAACGATGATTCCTTTTGATATTAAACGGCTGTATTATCTTTATGATGTGCCTGGAGGCGAATCAAGAGGAGGACATGCTCACATAGAGTTACAGCAAATTATTATTGCGGCAAGTGGTAGTTTTGATCTTACCCTGGATGATGGTACCACAAAACAAACGTTTAGTCTATCCCGTCCTTACATGGGCGTATATATGCCCCAGGGACTGTGGCGGGAGTTGGATAACTTTTCATCCGGTGCAATTTGCCTTGTTTTAGCTTCCGGTGAATTTCTTGCTGATGACTATATCAGGGATTACAACCTATTTAAAGCCCGTAAAAAAATATGA